From the genome of Impatiens glandulifera chromosome 9, dImpGla2.1, whole genome shotgun sequence, one region includes:
- the LOC124913705 gene encoding telomere repeat-binding factor 4-like: MGNQKLKWTSEEEDALKAGIAKHGTGKWKNILKDPDFAHSLIHRSNIDLKDKWRNMSISTSLQGGGGGGGSKEKVKICRSKTLALYPLPNIQNSASASAVALVPDEDMADDPPKSMQETTKNAPAAPGHHQSMVFEALAALKNPNGSDIGTIVNYIEQRHEIPQNFRRLLSSKLRRLVMKGKLEKVQNCYKIASTETATAPAPVAAPAPVPAQVPIQATPIKMVPPRQKDVRAARLVQNMSAEETMEEAALSAAYMIVESENKSFVAAEAVREAERVAKLNEDSESLLQLVKEIYEKCSRGEKVRLAV; this comes from the exons ATGGGGAATCAAAAGTTGAAGTGGACGTCCGAGGAAGAAGATGCCCTGAAAGCTGGAATCGCTAAGCATGGAACCGGCAAGTGGAAGAACATACTCAAAGATCCTGATTTTGCTCACTCTCTTATTCATCGCTCCAACATTGACTTGAAG GATAAGTGGAGAAACATGAGCATTAGTACTTCCTTacaaggaggaggaggaggaggaggatctAAAGAGAAAGTAAAAATCTGTAGGTCCAAAACTCTTGCACTTTATCCACTTCCCAACATTCAGAATTCTGCTTCTGCTTCTGCTGTGGCTTTAGTTCCTGATGAGGATATGGCTGATGATCCTCCCAAAAGTATGCAGGAGACTACTAAGAATGCTCCTGCTGCCCCAGG GCATCATCAATCAATGGTATTTGAAGCACTTGCAGCATTAAAAAATCCTAATGGATCTGATATTGGTACCATTGTAAACTACATTGAG CAAAGGCATGAAATACCTCAAAATTTCAGGAGATTACTGAGTTCAAAATTAAGGAGGCTTGTTATGAAGGGAAAACTTGAAAAG GTGCAAAACTGCTACAAGATAGCCTCCACTGAGACAGCAACTGCTCCAGCTCCAGTTGCTGCTCCAGCTCCAGTACCAGCTCAGGTTCCGATTCAAGCTACACCTATAAAGATGGTTCCACCAAGACAGAAAGATGTTAGGGCAGCACGTCTGGTGCAGAATATGTCTGCAGAAGAGACTATGGAGGAAGCTGCATTATCGGCTGCCTATATGATAGTAGAATCAGAGAACAAGTCATTTGTTGCAGCAGAGGCAGTTAGGGAAGCTGAAAGAGTTGCAAAGCTAAATGAAGATTCTGAATCCCTGCTGCAACTAGTCAAAGAAATTTACGAAAAAT GCTCGCGAGGTGAAAAGGTTCGTTTGGCCGTTTAA
- the LOC124914875 gene encoding E3 ubiquitin-protein ligase SPL2 — translation MSVDDQAAAAILSQVALAADGAILGLAIAYVAVRSVLSFKTTSAALRKIRHAPSVQISDLRSIATSSSDGSSDPQDILVVHGVVESKSSVDRNWRTLPNVLVSHESREKGVISQRSVKWIYNKWRGFSGWTAFFRTMFARSLEEQESSSIRMVPFVLVEGGRGPQSDYVIVNMEGSNHPLPLVTAFHQLQPVDASPFTFVQALFGHEYPVGLVEEEKILPLGKDITAVGNLSLKDGIAEIRSCKDLPCFLSEKSKDEIVADLDSKVKYLLWSGVILSSVAIGVLGYAAVRNWARWKEWKQQRRAQEQNGGEDDDRDEANAEEGDDEDTEPIPDGQLCVICLSRRRKSAFVPCGHLVCCSRCASSVGRYSTPLCPVCRQDVSWSLRIYQS, via the exons ATGTCCGTAGACGATCAAGCTGCTGCTGCCATTCTATCACAAGTAGCCCTAGCCGCCGATGGAGCAATTCTTGGCCTAGCCATAGCTTACGTTGCTGTCCGAAGCGTCCTCAGCTTCAAGACTACATCCGCCGCCCTCCGTAAAATCCGTCACGCCCCTTCTGTCCAGATTTCCGACCTCCGTTCAATCGCCACCTCTTCATCCGATGGATCATCGGACCCTCAAGATATTTTGGTCGTACATGGCGTCGTTGAATCCAAATCTTCCGTTGATAGAAATTGGAGGACCTTACCTAATGTTCTAGTTTCTCATGAATCCCGCGAGAAAGGGGTTATCTCACAGAGATCAGTTAAG TGGATATACAATAAATGGCGGGGTTTCTCTGGATGGACTGCCTTCTTCCGCACTATGTTTGCAAGAAGTTTGGAAGAACAAGAATCCTCGTCAATAAGAATG GTTCCATTTGTCCTTGTTGAAGGTGGTCGGGGACCACAGAGTGATTATGTAATTGTCAACATGGAAGGTTCAAATCATCCTTTACCACTCGTGACAGCTTTTCATCAGTTACAACCTGTTGATGCTTCTCCTTTTACTTTCGTTCAAGCACTTTTTGGTCATGAATACCCT GTTGGGTTAGTTGAGGAAGAAAAAATACTGCCATTAGGAAAGGACATAACTGCAGTTGGAAACCTTAGTTTGAAGGATGGAATAGCAGAAATCAGATCATGCAAGGATCTTCCCTGCTTCTT ATCTGAGAAGAGCAAGGATGAAATAGTGGCAGACCTTGATTCTAAGGTTAAATATCTACTATGGAGTGGTGTTATTCTTAGTTCAGTCGCGATTGGGGTACTTGGTTATGCTGCTGTGAG GAACTGGGCTAGATGGAAAGAGTGGAAGCAACAGAGGCGAGCACAAGAGCAAAATGGCGGTGAAGATGATGATCGGGATGAGGCAAACGCGGAGGAGGGGGATGATGAGGATACAGAGCCCATCCCGGATGGGCAGTTGTGCGTGATTTGTTTGTCAAGGAGGAGAAAGTCTGCGTTTGTACCTTGTGGGCATTTGGTTTGTTGCTCGCGTTGCGCCTCGTCGGTTGGTCGGTATTCGACACCACTTTGTCCTGTTTGTAGACAGGACGTAAGTTGGTCTCTTAGGATATACCAATCTTGA
- the LOC124913704 gene encoding casein kinase 1-like protein 1 isoform X2, producing MEPRIGNKYRLGRKIGSGSFGEIHLGTNIQTNEEVAIKLENIKTKHPQLLYESKLYKILQGGTGIPSLKWFGVEGDYNVLVMDLLGPSLEDLFNFCNRKLSLKTVLMLADQMLNRVEFVHSKSFLHRDIKPDNFLMGLGRRANQVYSIDFGLAKKYRDSSTHQHIPYRENKNLTGTARYASVNTHRGIEQSRRDDLESLGYVFMYFLRGSLPWQGLKAGNKKQKYDRISESKASTTIETLCRGYPTEFASYFHYCRSLRFDDKPDYAYLKRIFRDLFIREGFQFDFVFDWTILKYQQSQLANPPSRALAAGTSSGVPHAIANMDRQSDGIGGTGWSSSANPSNAPRNTSGNAGNLAKQKGQVPANESTATKDPT from the exons ATGGAGCCTCGTATTGGTAATAAATATCGTTTAGGGCGCAAAATCGGTAGCGGTTCCTTTGGAGAGATCCATCTGG GTACTAACATCCAAACAAATGAAGAAGTTGCAATTAAGCTT GAGAATATCAAAACCAAGCACCCTCAACTTCTTTATGAATCAAAGCTGTATAAAATACTACAAGGAGGAA CTGGAATTCCAAGTCTAAAATGGTTTGGAGTTGAAGGGGACTATAATGTTCTTGTTATGGATCTCCTTGGCCCTAGTCTTGAAGATTTGTTCAACTTTTGCAACAGGAAATTGTCACTGAAGACTGTCCTGATGCTTGCAGATCAAATG CTTAATCGTGTTGAGTTTGTCCATTCGAAATCATTCCTTCATCGAGATATTAAGCCCGACAATTTTCTCATGGGCTTAGGACGACGTGCAAATCag GTTTATTCTATAGACTTTGGTTTGGCTAAGAAATACAGAGATTCTTCCACCCATCAGCATATTCCTTACAG GGAGAACAAAAATTTGACGGGTACAGCCAGATATGCTAGTGTCAATACCCACCGTGGCATTG AACAAAGCCGAAGAGATGATCTAGAATCTCTTGGATATGTTTTTATGTATTTCTTAAGAGGAAG CCTCCCTTGGCAGGGACTGAAAGCGGGAAACAAGAAGCAGAAGTATGATAGGATTAGCGAAAGTAAAGCATCTACAACGATTGAG ACCTTGTGTCGAGGCTATCCGACAGAATTTGCATCATATTTCCACTATTGCCGTTCTCTGAGGTTTGATGATAAGCCAGACTACGCTTATCTGAAGAGAATCTTTCGTGACCTTTTTATCCGCGAAG GTTTTCAgtttgattttgtgtttgattggACCATTTTGAAGTATCAACAATCACAACTAGCTAATCCACCTTCTCGTGCACTT GCTGCTGGTACAAGCTCAGGAGTGCCTCATGCAATTGCTAATATGGATAGACAATCTG ATGGTATTGGAGGAACAGGATGGTCTTCTTCTGCAAATCCATCAAATGCTCCTCGGAACACCAGTGGAAATGCTGGAAACTTGGCTAAACAGAAAGGTCAAGTGCCGGCTAATGAATCAACTGCCACCAAAGATCCAACG TAG
- the LOC124915489 gene encoding protein BIG GRAIN 1-like B — MDRRDRSLRDNRFPSRRDQESPSFSSTLLDSIYRSIDSEGMVLYKEKLINRTGFEENDHEEMDKLRRACLIEKWMEKKVTEKVVRGRGSMPDNFQRKPRSNIENSRDPFWLSHSSSTSSDSSSGSGFSSSEAESGYKPPKMIHRTQPEKFNKRMKDQKDLSKTKHENGYVNTKSKAAMKIFNDFKKSKQPLSPGGRLTSFINSLFTTTTSSKKKTTSAAAGDQRKEMAKTKYAQPSTTTTCSSASSFSRSCLSKTQSSREKLSSSKRSVKFCPVNIIVDEYYQAPVYDDVDITIPSLESMKHHEIMIRNSMREELKLQILERNRRVEEGNKKYHTSTTTVHHVKQEIDDDEEEDDAASCASSDLFELDSLSAIGMDEEELPVYETTQYLRTNRAIPNGFLP, encoded by the coding sequence ATGGATCGGCGAGATAGGTCACTAAGAGATAATCGATTTCCAAGTCGCCGGGATCAAGAGAGTCCGTCTTTCTCATCCACTCTGCTCGACTCAATTTACCGTTCCATAGATTCGGAAGGCATGGTGCTCTACAAGGAGAAGTTGATCAATCGAACGGGATTCGAGGAGAACGATCACGAGGAGATGGACAAGCTTCGTAGAGCTTGTTTAATTGAAAAGTGGATGGAGAAGAAGGTGACTGAGAAGGTTGTACGAGGCAGAGGATCCATGCCGGATAATTTCCAACGGAAGCCGCGAAGCAATATTGAAAATAGTCGTGATCCGTTTTGGCTGTCACATTCAAGCTCAACCTCTTCAGATTCGAGTTCCGGTAGTGGATTCTCGTCTTCGGAGGCGGAATCAGGATACAAACCTCCAAAGATGATCCACCGAACTCAGCCGGAGAAATTCAACAAGAGGATGAAGGATCAGAAAGACTTATCGAAAACGAAGCATGAAAACGGTTATGTTAACACCAAGTCGAAGGCGGCGATGAAGATATTCAACGATTTTAAAAAGTCCAAACAGCCACTCTCTCCCGGCGGCCGGTTGACGAGTTTCATCAACTCACTTTTCACAACCACAACCAGCAGCAAGAAGAAAACAACATCGGCTGCTGCAGGAGATCAACGCAAGGAGATGGCGAAAACAAAATACGCTCAGCCATCGACGACGACGACTTGTTCGTCGGCTTCGTCATTTTCACGGTCATGTCTAAGCAAAACACAATCATCCAGAGAAAAATTGAGCAGTTCTAAGAGATCCGTAAAATTCTGTCCGGTTAACATCATCGTGGACGAATATTATCAAGCTCCAGTATACGACGACGTTGATATCACTATCCCTAGCTTGGAATCGATGAAAcatcatgaaatcatgatcagAAACTCCATGAGAGAAGAATTAAAACTACAAATCCTGGAGAGAAACCGCCGCGTTGAAGAAGGTAATAAAAAGTACCATACAAGTACTACTACTGTTCATCATGTAAAACAGgaaattgatgatgatgaagaagaagacgatgCTGCAAGCTGTGCAAGTTCTGATTTGTTCGAGCTTGATAGTCTTTCCGCCATTGGAATGGACGAAGAAGAACTTCCAGTTTATGAAACCACTCAATATCTCAGAACCAATCGCGCCATCCCAAATGGCTTTCTTCCATAG
- the LOC124913704 gene encoding casein kinase 1-like protein 12 isoform X1, which yields MEPRIGNKYRLGRKIGSGSFGEIHLGTNIQTNEEVAIKLENIKTKHPQLLYESKLYKILQGGTGIPSLKWFGVEGDYNVLVMDLLGPSLEDLFNFCNRKLSLKTVLMLADQMLNRVEFVHSKSFLHRDIKPDNFLMGLGRRANQVYSIDFGLAKKYRDSSTHQHIPYRENKNLTGTARYASVNTHRGIEQSRRDDLESLGYVFMYFLRGSLPWQGLKAGNKKQKYDRISESKASTTIETLCRGYPTEFASYFHYCRSLRFDDKPDYAYLKRIFRDLFIREGFQFDFVFDWTILKYQQSQLANPPSRALAAGTSSGVPHAIANMDRQSDGIGGTGWSSSANPSNAPRNTSGNAGNLAKQKGQVPANESTATKDPTLSSSSNVLRSGGAARHPDPGAQRNSVKNLDTALKGIETLHFNKDERLHY from the exons ATGGAGCCTCGTATTGGTAATAAATATCGTTTAGGGCGCAAAATCGGTAGCGGTTCCTTTGGAGAGATCCATCTGG GTACTAACATCCAAACAAATGAAGAAGTTGCAATTAAGCTT GAGAATATCAAAACCAAGCACCCTCAACTTCTTTATGAATCAAAGCTGTATAAAATACTACAAGGAGGAA CTGGAATTCCAAGTCTAAAATGGTTTGGAGTTGAAGGGGACTATAATGTTCTTGTTATGGATCTCCTTGGCCCTAGTCTTGAAGATTTGTTCAACTTTTGCAACAGGAAATTGTCACTGAAGACTGTCCTGATGCTTGCAGATCAAATG CTTAATCGTGTTGAGTTTGTCCATTCGAAATCATTCCTTCATCGAGATATTAAGCCCGACAATTTTCTCATGGGCTTAGGACGACGTGCAAATCag GTTTATTCTATAGACTTTGGTTTGGCTAAGAAATACAGAGATTCTTCCACCCATCAGCATATTCCTTACAG GGAGAACAAAAATTTGACGGGTACAGCCAGATATGCTAGTGTCAATACCCACCGTGGCATTG AACAAAGCCGAAGAGATGATCTAGAATCTCTTGGATATGTTTTTATGTATTTCTTAAGAGGAAG CCTCCCTTGGCAGGGACTGAAAGCGGGAAACAAGAAGCAGAAGTATGATAGGATTAGCGAAAGTAAAGCATCTACAACGATTGAG ACCTTGTGTCGAGGCTATCCGACAGAATTTGCATCATATTTCCACTATTGCCGTTCTCTGAGGTTTGATGATAAGCCAGACTACGCTTATCTGAAGAGAATCTTTCGTGACCTTTTTATCCGCGAAG GTTTTCAgtttgattttgtgtttgattggACCATTTTGAAGTATCAACAATCACAACTAGCTAATCCACCTTCTCGTGCACTT GCTGCTGGTACAAGCTCAGGAGTGCCTCATGCAATTGCTAATATGGATAGACAATCTG ATGGTATTGGAGGAACAGGATGGTCTTCTTCTGCAAATCCATCAAATGCTCCTCGGAACACCAGTGGAAATGCTGGAAACTTGGCTAAACAGAAAGGTCAAGTGCCGGCTAATGAATCAACTGCCACCAAAGATCCAACG TTATCTAGCTCCTCCAACGTTTTGAGATCGGGTGGGGCTGCTAGGCACCCAGATCCAGGAGCTCAAAGAAATTCGGTAAAGAACCTTGACACCGCTCTCAAGGGTATTGAAACTCTGCATTTCAACAAAGACGAGAGGCTACATTATTGA
- the LOC124915334 gene encoding transcription factor MYB1-like has translation MEKSHGMNRGAWTAMEDKILEEHINVHGEGKWKHLPKRAGLKRCGKSCRLRWLNYLRPDIKRGNITDDEEDLIIRLHKLLGNRWSLIARRLPGRTDNEIKNYWNTIIRKRTNNQPPNKLIIKPTLSSAIRTKASRCTRVFISTHVTPQQHHAPPPPPPPPPISTTETEPALLPPLISSGEDNPTMADDDLMNFVMDDDFLTDFFFEDGFQGDGAAAAISCSSADPISYGDLIFSDELKLFGSDYVNPDMLWLGNLPPQ, from the exons atGGAAAAAAGCCATGGAATGAATAGAGGGGCATGGACAGCCATGGAAGACAAGATTCTTGAAGAACACATCAATGTTCATGGCGAAGGGAAGTGGAAGCATCTCCCCAAACGGGCGG GTCTTAAGCGTTGCGGTAAGAGTTGTCGGCTAAGATGGCTGAATTATTTGAGACCAGATATCAAAAGAGGCAACATTACTGACGATGAAGAAGATCTCATCATTAGGCTTCACAAACTTCTTGGAAACAG ATGGTCATTGATAGCTCGAAGGCTTCCAGGACGAACAGACAATGAAATTAAGAATTACTGGAATACAATCATCCGTAAAAGAACAAATAATCAACCaccaaacaaattaataataaaaccaaCTCTATCATCTGCGATTCGAACCAAGGCATCTAGGTGCACTCGCGTCTTCATCTCAACCCACGTCACTCCTCAACAACATCACGCGCCGCCTCctcctccgccgccgccgccgatATCCACCACAGAAACGGAGCCTGCACTTTTGCCACCTTTGATCTCCTCCGGCGAAGATAATCCGACCATGGCCGATGATGATCTGATGAATTTTGTGATGGACGATGATTTCCTcacagattttttttttgaagatggCTTCCAAGGAGATGGCGCCGCCGCCGCCATTAGCTGCTCTTCGGCCGACCCAATCTCTTACGGCGATCTCATTTTTTCTGATGAGCTTAAGTTATTCGGGTCGGATTATGTAAACCCGGATATGTTATGGTTAGGGAATTTACCACCGCagtaa
- the LOC124915546 gene encoding uncharacterized protein LOC124915546: MMSTTTTVTVVSDAVESQISVPIPSSSSSTKLVQFAECECCELREECTQGYIERIRERYQGKWICGLCAEAVKDEIIRSDRLITTEEALILHINFCKKFISSEGPISDPTIDLIAAMRQILLRSLDNSPIRSLRSAPRSVGQGIEVLESNIDHLLISDQSCIAASLSSLGTDSSLSFPVICKNKNEWEKGNDDDDDHDFELS; the protein is encoded by the coding sequence ATGATGTCTACGACGACGACGGTGACAGTGGTGAGCGATGCGGTTGAATCACAAATATCTGTTCCAattccatcatcatcatcatcaacaaagCTAGTCCAATTTGCGGAATGCGAGTGCTGCGAATTGAGGGAGGAATGCACGCAGGGATATATAGAGAGAATTCGAGAGCGATATCAAGGGAAGTGGATCTGTGGACTTTGTGCAGAAGCCGTAAAAGACGAGATCATAAGGAGCGATAGGTTGATTACAACGGAAGAGGCGTTAATTCTGCATATAAATTTCTGTAAGAAGTTCATCTCCTCTGAAGGTCCAATTTCAGATCCAACGATTGACTTGATTGCCGCGATGAGACAGATTCTCCTTCGTAGCCTTGATAATTCGCCTATTAGATCCTTGAGATCAGCTCCGAGGAGCGTGGGACAAGGTATTGAAGTACTTGAATCAAATATTGATCATCTACTAATTAGTGATCAAAGCTGTATAGCTGCTAGTTTGTCTAGTTTAGGTACTGATTCGTCATTATCCTTCCCTGTTATTtgcaaaaacaaaaatgaatggGAGAAAggaaatgatgatgatgatgatcatgattTTGAGCTTAGTtga